The Anaerolineae bacterium genome includes the window GCCCACCCGGGCGAGAACCAGCGTGCCGTCTTGTTCACGCGCCGCCCGCAAACCCGAGACGAAGAGGCTCAACACGGTGGAGTCGATGAAGGTCACTTCTCCCATATCCACGACGAGTAGCGGTGTATGCTCGGTGGTCAATTGCTCCAGCGTTTTGCGCAATTTGTCCAGGTTACCCGCGTGCCATTTACCTTTCAGGTGCACCACGGCCACCCCCAACATGGGGCGCTCAACCCGGATGGTGAATTGGGCCATACCCTCCATCCTCCAAGGCAAGAGAAGAAGCGGCCATGTAGCCAAAATTATACCAGCAACCCGGCGCCGGCCTAGTGTTGCCCCGTGGGAACGCCCCCTTGAGGCTCCTGCGCGAGGCCCTGGCGGCGTTCGATGGCGAGGCCACTTTGTCCCCAAACACTTGACATCACCCCGTATCCTATTACAATTGCCCCACGCGCGGCAGGCACAAGCCGTGCGTCCCACCGCACGGTCTGCAACGCCCACGTGCGGTGTCGTCTTAGGGGATGACCGCCGGAGACGGTGGGTCCCCCTCGGCCGTCTGCCTGGCAGACTGGCTTCTCTTCCCCTGCCCCTGGGGGGCACAAACCCTGTGCAAAGGAGGTTCTTTATGGAGAAGGTTGTGGCTTCTCTGGGGGACCTTCGGGGGACGGCCGAGCGTAACGCTCTTGGGCGTCACCTGATTGCAGAAATTTGGACCGAGCACCCCCACCTGCTGGACGATTTGGAACACCTGAAGGACGCCGTCAAAACCGCCTGTCGTGCAGGCAACCTGACGGTGGTGGATGTGTTGGCCCATAAGTTTGCGCCCCATGGGGCCACCCTCATCGCGTTGCTTATGGAATCCCACCTCTCCATTCACACCTGGCCAGAGCACGGCTACGCCGCGGTGGATGTGTTCGCCTGTGCGGGAGATCCTGAGCGCGCGCTGGAGGTGCTGGCCCAGGAATTACAGGCCCATCGTGTGGAAATCGTGGATCTGGACCGGGGCCTCCTGCCGGAAGGCGAAACGCCCGTCTGCCGCTTTGAGCCCCACAGTGAAGTACCCACCAGTTTAGCCATATGAATTTCTCTGGCGCAGTGGCGGAAAGCGGCTTCCCTCACCGTTGGGTGCTCACCTTTGTCGAGCACTGGCTGTACCGAGGGAAGTCGCCTTTCCAACAAATCGACATCGGCGAGGCCGGCCCTTTAGGCCGGTGCCTCTTTTTAGACGGCTGGCTGCAACTGGCCGAAGCGGACGAACACATTTACCACGAACACCTGGTGCTCCCGGCGCTGCTGGCCCATCCTCATCCCGAACGGGTGCTGGTGTTGGGCGGCGGGGATGGGCTGGCCGTGCGAGAGGCGTTGCGGCACCGCGCGGTGCGCCAGGTGACCATGGTAGACATCGACGAGCAGGTAGTCACCGCCTGCCGCACCCACCTAGGGTCGCTCCAACAAGGCGCGCTGGATGATCCCCGGGTGCAGGTGCTCATCAAAGACGCGCGCCGCTACCTGCGTCAAATCCCGGCACGCTTCGATGTCGTGCTGGTCGATCTGGTGGACTTTACTCCGGATAGCCTCGCGCTCTACGCCGACATCCTGGACCACCTTCCGCGCGTGCTGCAACCCGGAGGCATCGTGGTGGGCCATGGGCCGGATCCCGGCCCACCCCACTTCACGGGGCTGTATCTGGTGGCCTTCCTGGGCCAACGCTTCCCTGCCACGGCGTGGTTCACCGGTTTCGTGGGCAGTTTTGGCGAACCATGGACCTTTGTCTTTGCCGCGGCCCAACCTCTTTGGGCCGCGCTTTCACCCCGCGCGTGGCAGGAGCGGGCCAAAGCGTTGGTCACCCCCCCGCGCTCCTTCCTCCCCGAAAACCTGCCCGCTATGCTGCGCCACCCTTCCGCCGAGGAGGAGCGCATCCGGCGCTTCGGCCAGCGTCCCATCACCACCCTTCCTGAACCCGCCTGGCATGCCCGGGTGTTGCATGCTGGGGCCGCCCAACGGCTTTTCACGGCACTCCGCCCCCCTGAGGAGACCTGAGCACACCCGGCCCCGGCCCAAAACCCGGGGGCTTCGAACGAAAACGCGCGGCCAGATGGCCGCGCGTTGGTTTTGCCAGGCTCCCTCGGGGTCAGAAGAACAAGGGGTACTTCTGGGGATTCACCTCGTGCATCATGCGATACACCTTGAAGAAAATCTCTTCCACATTGGGTTTGGAGAAGTAATCCCCGTCAAAGCCATAGGCGGGGCGGTGTTCCTCGGCCGGAATGGTCAGCGGCGGCGAATCCAGCCACTGATAGCCCCCCTGTTTCTCCAGCACTTCCTGCATCATGTACGCCGTGGCCCCGCCAGGCACATCTTCGTCGGTGAACACCACGCGGTTCGTCTTCTTCAGCGACTCCACGATGCGCCCGTGGATATCAAAGGGCAGCAAAGACTGCACATCGATCACCTCGGCCTCAATCTCCACCTTCGCCAGTTCCTCGGCGGCCTGTAGCACGATGCGGCACATCGCGCCGTAGGTCACGATGGTCACATCGCGCCCTTCTCGCAACACCTCGGGCACGCCCAAAGGCACGGTGAACTCGCCCAAGTTGCTAGGCAGTCGCTCCTTGAGCCGGTAACCGTTGAGCACCTCGACCACCACGGCGGGATCGGGGCTTTCGGCTTTGAGCAGCGTATTGTAAAAGCCCGCGGCGCGGGTCATGTCGCGGGGCACCAGCACATGCATCCCCCGCACCAGGTGGATCAAGCCGGCCATCAGCGAGCCGGAGTGCCAGACCCCCACCAGGCGGTGCCCCCGGGTGCGCACGATGACCGGCGCGATTTGCCCACCGGCCGAGCGCCAGAGCATGGTCGCCAGGTCATCGGACATGATCTGCAGGGCGTACAGCAAATAGTCCAGATACTGGATTTCCGCGATGGGCCGCAGCCCGCGCACGGCCAATCCAATGGCCTGTCCGATGATGGTGGTCTCGCGGATGCCCGTATCCGAGACACGCAACGCACCGTACTTGGCCTGCAGGCCCTTGAAAGCCTGATTCACGCCGCCCAGGTAGCCCACATCTTCGCCAAAGGCCACCACCCGCGGGTCACGGGCCAGGGCGATGTCGAAGAAGCGGTTGAGGAGCTGGAAGCCCGGCAGTTCGGGGGCGTCGGGCGCATAAGTGGGCTTGACTTCGGGTACATACAAGGCCGAGGTGGGC containing:
- a CDS encoding STAS domain-containing protein; this translates as MAQFTIRVERPMLGVAVVHLKGKWHAGNLDKLRKTLEQLTTEHTPLLVVDMGEVTFIDSTVLSLFVSGLRAAREQDGTLVLARVGGQVRRALELTLLDRVFRVYPSVEEAIESLVKA
- the speD gene encoding adenosylmethionine decarboxylase, producing MEKVVASLGDLRGTAERNALGRHLIAEIWTEHPHLLDDLEHLKDAVKTACRAGNLTVVDVLAHKFAPHGATLIALLMESHLSIHTWPEHGYAAVDVFACAGDPERALEVLAQELQAHRVEIVDLDRGLLPEGETPVCRFEPHSEVPTSLAI
- a CDS encoding methyltransferase domain-containing protein, whose amino-acid sequence is MNFSGAVAESGFPHRWVLTFVEHWLYRGKSPFQQIDIGEAGPLGRCLFLDGWLQLAEADEHIYHEHLVLPALLAHPHPERVLVLGGGDGLAVREALRHRAVRQVTMVDIDEQVVTACRTHLGSLQQGALDDPRVQVLIKDARRYLRQIPARFDVVLVDLVDFTPDSLALYADILDHLPRVLQPGGIVVGHGPDPGPPHFTGLYLVAFLGQRFPATAWFTGFVGSFGEPWTFVFAAAQPLWAALSPRAWQERAKALVTPPRSFLPENLPAMLRHPSAEEERIRRFGQRPITTLPEPAWHARVLHAGAAQRLFTALRPPEET